A portion of the Cloacibacillus sp. genome contains these proteins:
- a CDS encoding epoxyqueuosine reductase QueH — protein MTKKRLLLHICCAPDATVPWPSLIGEGCETAGYFYGGNIHPQTEYDKRAAAVSALAEHTGAELFLADYSPEPWFEAVRGLEKEPERGARCKKCFALQLEAAAEWGAAHGFTHLCTTLTISPHKDVNLINEIGARAAAARGLVWVERVWRKNDGFKRSVEISKALGLYRQNYCGCIFSQNIEL, from the coding sequence TTGACAAAAAAGAGGCTGCTCCTGCATATATGCTGCGCGCCCGACGCCACGGTCCCGTGGCCCTCGCTGATCGGCGAGGGCTGCGAGACCGCGGGGTACTTTTACGGCGGCAACATCCATCCACAGACGGAATATGACAAGAGAGCGGCCGCGGTCTCCGCGCTGGCCGAACATACCGGCGCGGAGCTCTTTTTGGCGGACTATTCGCCGGAGCCGTGGTTTGAGGCGGTGCGCGGCCTCGAAAAAGAGCCGGAGCGCGGGGCCCGCTGCAAAAAATGTTTCGCGCTGCAGCTGGAGGCCGCCGCCGAGTGGGGCGCCGCCCACGGCTTCACGCACCTCTGCACAACGCTCACCATCAGCCCGCACAAAGATGTAAATCTGATCAACGAGATCGGCGCGCGCGCCGCCGCGGCCCGCGGCCTCGTGTGGGTGGAGAGGGTCTGGCGGAAAAACGACGGCTTCAAGCGCTCCGTCGAAATAAGCAAAGCGCTCGGCCTCTACCGGCAAAACTACTGCGGCTGTATTTTTTCCCAGAACATAGAGTTATAA